The Eulemur rufifrons isolate Redbay chromosome 3, OSU_ERuf_1, whole genome shotgun sequence DNA segment ATCTTGTCTACTGCATTGCTTCTATAATCTCCCGTAGAGCTATATTGCTTCAAAGCATTCTCATAATTATTCTTAAAGCTGTCTTTAGTCtcatttatgaaaacaaatcCTAAAATTGCAGAGACCAGTTGGACCAAAAAAATGAGAGTCAGAAACATTGCATACAGTTTTAGCATCCATGCAGAAGCTCGGCAGGTAGCAAAACAACCAAAGGTgcccaaaagaaaaatgacagtgCCCGTGCCAATGAGCAAAGAAGGGACATTGGTGACCTtctcatttaaaaggaaaaaaataattctccagGCTCACCTTGCCCCAAATGCCAACGGCAAGGAGGACACCACCAGTGATCCACAAGATGAAAGTGTAGATCAGAAGGACGCTCTTGAAACAAGTAATGACTGGTCTAGTCTGCAGTCTCCGAGACAGGAAAGCCATGACTAGCCTGAGACCCTGCACCACTGCACCGGGTGATCGGAAGAGAGCGAGCGAGTCGCAGAGTGCCCAAGTCTCCCCGGAAACTGCCAAAAACTTACGAGCGTCTGCAACTCACCTCGTTGACTCTTGATCTTGTTTCAGAATGATCATTTTCTGCTTTCCCTCTTacccttttatattttaattctgcaACTGAATTATTTAATTCCATAACGGCATCATTTAATTGGGGGACCTTGATATTAACTCTGAAAAGCATCTTTGGGGGATTCATGTGGTCTGAAACATGGTACGTAAAATGTGATTTTATCACGTGTGGTGGTGATTACTATGATTAGGGTAGgccattttcaaaaacaaattatttcaacCTCAAGGAAACAGAGGTCTAAGGCTGGCTCTTTCGCCTTTGGAGTCCTTGGGCTCTAGCAAAACTGTTCACTGcgcatgttttatttatttattctagtcatttaatcttttctgtttttaaatttgaggTAAAAAGCCATCATCACGCTACACCACGATGTGGTGAAAATAGATTTGCTTAGGATGTCAGGAGAACTGGAACCTTACCTGAGCCCTCCTACTCACTACTTGCGTAGATTATAGGAAATCACCTATTTTGGACTCAGTGTCTCTATTCATCAAGTGAGGCCATTGGACTGAGTACCCTCTTATTTCCTATCTGCACAAAACATTAAAAGAGTCTATGGAATTTAAGAACTCATTGCTATATCACAGAGTctgttttatttacctttaaaaagTCTTGTAGAAATACTCAATCTGCAAAAATGTTAGCAGTACTGAGAAACAGGAATGGAACACCTCAAAgtgaaatatttggaagaatCTCTGATAGAGAGAGAAGAGGCCCTAGTCCCctatcccagagaaatgagaaCACAAGGTGAAAACAACATGGGACTCTTTTGGACAAGCACAAGTTCAATTACCTTCCTCCTTAGCACACCTGGACATGAGGATGCCTCAAGGTTTGCTCTTGATCACACATACCTCAGAAATAGCCATCCTATCAGTGATATTGAAATACAGTAACAACTGTTGCTATGAATATAGACCTGTTCCACTACACTTCTCCATGTTGCCAGATGTAAACTGCTAAAATAGTAACTattagggtttctttttttttttttttttgctttcttttatctgACCCTGGAGATTTTCCTATGAAATATTTGAGTGGAGACCTGCACCAAACTCCAACATGATTCAGTGTGAC contains these protein-coding regions:
- the LOC138381483 gene encoding tetraspanin-6-like isoform X1, whose amino-acid sequence is MAFLSRRLQTRPVITCFKSVLLIYTFILWITGGVLLAVGIWGKVSLENYFSVIFLLGTFGCFATCRASAWMLKLYAMFLTLIFLVQLVSAILGFVFINETKDSFKNNYENALKQYSSTGDYRSNAVDKIQNTLHCCGITDYRDWTDTDYYSENGFPESCCKLQDCSPQRDADKVNDEGCIEKVMAIIESKVGIVAGISFVIAFCQLFGIYEAYCLSLAITNNPYDIV
- the LOC138381483 gene encoding tetraspanin-6-like isoform X2 translates to MAFLSRRLQTRPVITCFKSVLLIYTFILWITGGVLLATCRASAWMLKLYAMFLTLIFLVQLVSAILGFVFINETKDSFKNNYENALKQYSSTGDYRSNAVDKIQNTLHCCGITDYRDWTDTDYYSENGFPESCCKLQDCSPQRDADKVNDEGCIEKVMAIIESKVGIVAGISFVIAFCQLFGIYEAYCLSLAITNNPYDIV